In Geminocystis sp. NIES-3709, a single genomic region encodes these proteins:
- a CDS encoding response regulator transcription factor, giving the protein MRILLVEDDFSLAETLAEALTDQLYTVDIAGDGVLAWDYIKAVDYDLLVLDVMLPRLDGINLCQQLRSQNYQMPILMITARDTISDKIVGLDAGADDYVIKPVDLGELFARIRALLRRGNISLPTILAWHKLELNPSTYEVTYNHQPLKLTPKEYCILELLLRNGRRVLSRHAMIDHIWSLEDPPEEHTVKVHIRSLRQKLKALGAPENLIETVHGMGYRLG; this is encoded by the coding sequence ATGAGAATTCTTTTAGTTGAAGATGATTTTTCTCTCGCTGAAACTTTAGCAGAAGCTCTGACAGATCAACTATATACCGTTGACATTGCTGGAGATGGAGTTTTAGCTTGGGATTATATCAAAGCTGTCGATTATGATTTATTAGTTTTAGATGTTATGTTACCCCGTCTTGATGGTATCAATCTTTGTCAACAACTTCGATCGCAGAATTATCAAATGCCGATTTTGATGATTACCGCCAGAGATACCATCAGTGATAAAATTGTCGGTTTAGATGCGGGGGCTGATGATTATGTAATTAAACCTGTTGACTTAGGAGAGTTATTCGCTCGTATTCGAGCCTTATTAAGAAGGGGAAATATTTCATTACCAACAATATTGGCATGGCATAAATTGGAATTAAATCCCAGTACTTATGAAGTAACGTATAATCATCAACCTCTTAAATTAACTCCTAAAGAGTATTGTATCTTAGAGTTGCTCTTAAGAAATGGTCGGCGAGTACTTAGCCGTCATGCTATGATTGACCATATTTGGTCATTAGAAGATCCACCAGAAGAACATACCGTGAAAGTACATATTCGCAGTTTAAGACAAAAATTAAAAGCTCTAGGAGCTCCAGAAAATTTAATTGAGACAGTTCATGGTATGGGTTATCGTTTAGGATAA